Genomic DNA from Blattabacterium cuenoti:
CGTATTTTATTTTTTTTTTTTCTTAATTTATTCATAATTATCATTATCCATTATAAACTTTTTTTATATCAATTCCTCTTTGTTTTGATATAATATTAACATCTCTTACTTTACTAAGTGCTTTTATTGCTGCTTTTATTATATTATGATGGTTAGAAGAACCTTTAGATTTAGATAAAACATTTTTTAATCCTGAAGCTTTAAGAACAGCTCTTAAAGAACCTCCAGCAATAATTCCTGTTCCATTAGATGCTGGTTTTATTAATACATATGCTCCTCTATATTTTGCCTCTTGTTTATGAGGAACTGTTCCATTACATATACAAACTTTATGTAAATTTCTTTTAGCTTGATCTCCAGCTTTTCTTATTGCATCAGGTGCTTCTTTAGATTTTCCAAATCCATATCCTACCATTCCATTTTCATCTCCTTTAACAACAATTGCACTGAAACTAAAATATCTTCTTCCTTTAGTTACTTTACAAACTCTTGTAACTCCTATTAATTTTTCTTTTAATTCTAGTCCTAAATATTTTGTTTTTTTTTCTTTATTAGAAAAAATATATTGCATTATCATTTTTTTCATAACATTAAAATTTTATTCCAACACTTCTAATTCCATCAGCCAATGATTTAATTCTTCCATGATATAAATAATTTTTCTTATCAAGAACTAATTTTTTTATTTTCAATTTTTTTAATTTTAATCCTAATATTAATCCAACTTTATAAGACTGTTTAATTTTAGTCATTTTTTTATCTATATCTTCTATTTTTTTTGATGAAAATGATGTTACTGTATTACCTAATACATCGTCAATTACTTGTACATAAATTTGTTTATTACTTCTAAAAATTGATATTCTAGGTTTTTCAAAATTTCCTAATATTTTTTTTTTCATTAACTATGCAGATTTTCCAGTTTTTCTTTTAATTATTTCTGTTGTATATTTAACTCCTTTTCCTTTATAAGGTTCAGGTTTTCTAAATGATCTAATTTTAGATGAAAAAATTCCCAATAAATGTTTATCACAAGATTTAATAATAATAAAATAATTTTTTCCTTTTTCTGATTTTATTTCTATATTAATTTCATTAGGAACTTGAATCATAATATTATGAGAAAATCCTAAATTCATATTTAGAACTCTAATATTACTTATATAATCAACTTTATATCCTACACCGACTAATTCTAATTCTTTTTTAAATCCTAATGAAACACCAATAATCATATTATTTATTAAAACTCGATATAA
This window encodes:
- the rpsE gene encoding 30S ribosomal protein S5 is translated as MIMQYIFSNKEKKTKYLGLELKEKLIGVTRVCKVTKGRRYFSFSAIVVKGDENGMVGYGFGKSKEAPDAIRKAGDQAKRNLHKVCICNGTVPHKQEAKYRGAYVLIKPASNGTGIIAGGSLRAVLKASGLKNVLSKSKGSSNHHNIIKAAIKALSKVRDVNIISKQRGIDIKKVYNG
- a CDS encoding 50S ribosomal protein L18, whose product is MKKKILGNFEKPRISIFRSNKQIYVQVIDDVLGNTVTSFSSKKIEDIDKKMTKIKQSYKVGLILGLKLKKLKIKKLVLDKKNYLYHGRIKSLADGIRSVGIKF
- the rplF gene encoding 50S ribosomal protein L6 — protein: MSRIGNKPILIPKNVNLNIVNNIITVIGKFGILFQNIYKCNKVIEFKIVKNLLYINNNNKNNKKYKSLHGLYRVLINNMIIGVSLGFKKELELVGVGYKVDYISNIRVLNMNLGFSHNIMIQVPNEINIEIKSEKGKNYFIIIKSCDKHLLGIFSSKIRSFRKPEPYKGKGVKYTTEIIKRKTGKSA